Part of the Thiobacter sp. AK1 genome is shown below.
GCCGTGCTCACCATCGAGGTGGCGTTGTTTGCCCGCTCGTTGCGCGACGGCGCGGGGGTGTGGGATTTGTTCGAGGCGGTGCGGCGCGCGCTGCTGTCGTTCAAGCCCGCGCCGGGGGCTACGCCGCTGATGCTGCGCTCGGCGCGGCTCATGGATGCCGAGGCAGATACCTGGACGCTCGCCACGCAGTGGCAGACGCGCCTGCCGCTGGCGCCTGATCTGGACTACGACGGCGGGCCGCTCTTGACCCGCGTCACCTTCGAAGGAGACACCGCATGAAATACCTATACACCGGACCGCTTACCAGCCTGACGCTGCAAGGGCAGGATGTGATCCTGCGCCCGGGCGGCGTGGTCGATCTGCCGGACTGCGAGGTGACCGAGACGCTCAAGGCGCTGGGGCGCATCGCGCCTGTCGCGGAGCCAAATCCCACCAGCAAACCTAAAGGAGAGTGACATGCCCGCGAATTTTTTGCATGGCGTCGAGACCATCGAGATCGACAAGGGGCCGCGCCCGATCCGCACGGTGAAGACTGCCGTGGTGGGTCTGATCGGCACCGCGCCGACCGGCCCGATCAATACGCCAACCATTGTGACCAGCGTCAAGGATGCCGCCGCCTTCGGCGACATCACGGCGGCCAACACGGCCAATCACACCATCCCGCAGGCGCTCGACGCCATCTTCGACCACGGCGCGGGCACGGTGATCGTGGTCAACGTGTTCGACCCGGCCATCCACACCGTCACCGGCGAGTCCGGCAAGACGCCGATCGCCGCGAGCCACATCATCGGAACGGTCGATGCAGCGGGCAAGCGCACCGGCATGAAGGCGCTGGAGGACACTTATAACCTCTTCGGCTTCAGCGCCAAGCTCTTGATCGCGCCTGGCTACGCAACGCTCACCTCCGTCACGACCGAGCTGATCGCGCTGGCGGGCAAGCTACGCGCAATGGCGCTCATCGATGCGCCGTCCGGCATCACGGTGCAGCAGGCGATCGAGGGCCGCGGGCCGTCCGGCACCATCAACTTCAACACCAGCTCCGAGCGGGCGATCCTGT
Proteins encoded:
- a CDS encoding Gp37 family protein, with protein sequence MILAAEQAIVARLKAALAPLPVEALPSRGYRFASGKGAAVVSAMALDAGGVEDTGASVQGAVLTIEVALFARSLRDGAGVWDLFEAVRRALLSFKPAPGATPLMLRSARLMDAEADTWTLATQWQTRLPLAPDLDYDGGPLLTRVTFEGDTA